From one Peptoniphilaceae bacterium AMB_02 genomic stretch:
- the dusB gene encoding tRNA dihydrouridine synthase DusB yields MKKIESSNSKKTPKIYMAPMAGITDRAFREMCTEFGADICFTEMVNVKGLYYGDEGTDRLLDMGPEETNVGIQIFGRDVEIIEKVIYYKTNKLENIKILDFNIGCPAPKIFKNREGSYLMSEPELVGKILETMVKTSKVPVSAKIRLGTDPKNINYKEIAKIAEEAGVCQLTLHGRTRDSYYSGEVNIEAIKELVELLDIPVIGNGDIFSAEDAVHMLEYTRCDSIMIARGALGNPFIFSEIKEALKGNEFSKPDLEMRREVLLRHYEKIREYKPEHIAIREMRKHAAWYLKGLPGSNIIKNKINTAQSMEEVLTHLDSMETSA; encoded by the coding sequence ATGAAAAAAATAGAAAGTAGTAATTCAAAAAAAACACCAAAAATCTACATGGCGCCCATGGCAGGGATTACAGATAGGGCCTTTAGGGAAATGTGCACTGAATTCGGTGCGGATATATGCTTTACAGAAATGGTAAATGTCAAAGGACTCTATTATGGAGATGAAGGAACTGACAGACTCCTTGACATGGGACCAGAAGAGACAAATGTAGGAATACAGATTTTCGGTAGAGATGTAGAAATTATAGAAAAAGTAATCTACTACAAAACAAATAAACTCGAAAATATTAAAATTCTCGATTTTAATATCGGATGTCCTGCTCCTAAGATATTCAAAAACAGGGAAGGATCATACCTTATGAGTGAACCTGAACTGGTTGGCAAGATACTTGAAACCATGGTAAAGACATCCAAGGTACCGGTATCCGCCAAGATAAGACTGGGAACAGACCCTAAAAACATCAACTACAAGGAAATAGCCAAAATTGCTGAAGAAGCCGGTGTTTGTCAATTGACATTACATGGAAGAACCAGAGACAGTTATTATTCGGGTGAAGTCAATATAGAAGCAATAAAAGAGTTAGTAGAACTTTTGGACATCCCCGTAATTGGAAATGGAGATATATTTTCTGCAGAAGATGCTGTCCATATGCTGGAGTATACAAGATGTGACTCCATCATGATAGCAAGAGGTGCACTCGGCAATCCTTTTATATTCAGTGAAATTAAAGAAGCTCTTAAAGGTAATGAGTTTAGTAAACCAGACTTAGAGATGAGAAGAGAAGTACTACTCAGACATTACGAAAAGATAAGAGAATACAAGCCCGAACATATTGCAATCAGAGAGATGAGAAAACATGCAGCCTGGTATCTTAAAGGACTACCCGGATCAAATATCATAAAAAACAAGATAAACACAGCTCAAAGCATGGAGGAGGTTCTCACACATCTGGACTCTATGGAAACAAGTGCATAA
- a CDS encoding DUF986 family protein has protein sequence MKSDEMILALYTIMFAFVVYMSYKTFTIRKDIKGEQITFNQKPKILQYILVGLLLAMIFMVQGIYLKIILLGISTYFVYNSTEKISFSEHGIYHNGRLEAWDDIKQWQFDDKKDALIIHTSKQKPNNVRIYPTRKEDKDEINKTIRKFKQKKNRKK, from the coding sequence ATGAAAAGCGATGAAATGATACTTGCCCTCTATACAATAATGTTTGCATTTGTAGTATACATGTCGTACAAGACCTTTACGATAAGGAAAGACATCAAAGGTGAACAGATTACATTCAATCAAAAACCCAAGATTTTACAATATATACTCGTAGGACTCCTATTGGCTATGATATTTATGGTACAAGGAATCTATTTGAAAATCATCCTTTTGGGTATCTCGACATATTTTGTATACAATTCAACAGAAAAAATATCATTTTCTGAACATGGTATTTACCATAATGGTAGATTGGAGGCTTGGGATGATATTAAGCAGTGGCAATTTGACGATAAAAAAGATGCGCTTATTATTCACACTTCTAAACAAAAGCCAAACAATGTAAGGATTTATCCTACGAGAAAAGAAGATAAAGACGAAATCAACAAGACGATAAGAAAGTTTAAACAAAAGAAAAACAGGAAAAAATAA
- a CDS encoding P1 family peptidase: MDGNIVIPAGIKIGHYTDESAKTGCTVLVFEDGATCSVDVRGGAPGTRETDLLEPGNLVNMVHAILLSGGSAFGLDAATGVMQELESRGIGFMTPDAVVPIVPAAVIYDLSIGNPGIRPDAKAGRTATQNALDSSEKPELSGSIGAGTGATVAKMLGMEASTKSGIGSASVISGETEVFALVVVNAVGDIYDETNGQIIAMPKNPVSGESYPSEQLILNYNNPTPLQNTTIGVIATNARLTKAELKRLCISGHDAYAQCIKPVHSLSDGDTVFAVSTAKIEDNLDKLMVMASKAVREAIKNSIR, from the coding sequence ATGGATGGAAATATAGTAATTCCCGCGGGAATCAAAATAGGACATTATACCGATGAGAGCGCTAAAACAGGCTGCACCGTACTTGTATTCGAAGACGGTGCAACTTGCAGTGTAGATGTAAGGGGGGGAGCACCAGGTACAAGAGAAACCGATTTACTCGAACCGGGCAATCTTGTAAATATGGTCCATGCCATCCTACTTAGTGGAGGATCTGCTTTCGGCCTGGATGCAGCTACAGGAGTAATGCAGGAACTGGAATCAAGAGGTATCGGATTTATGACACCTGATGCCGTCGTTCCGATAGTACCGGCTGCGGTAATTTACGACTTGAGTATAGGAAATCCCGGAATAAGACCGGATGCAAAAGCAGGAAGAACTGCAACTCAAAATGCTTTGGATTCTAGTGAAAAACCCGAACTCTCAGGTAGTATTGGAGCCGGAACGGGAGCCACGGTAGCAAAGATGCTCGGTATGGAAGCTTCAACTAAATCCGGTATCGGATCTGCAAGTGTAATCAGTGGAGAAACCGAAGTATTTGCTTTAGTTGTAGTCAATGCGGTTGGTGATATCTACGATGAGACAAATGGTCAAATAATTGCAATGCCTAAAAATCCTGTAAGTGGCGAATCGTATCCATCTGAACAATTAATTCTAAATTACAATAATCCAACACCTCTTCAAAATACCACAATAGGAGTCATTGCTACAAATGCAAGGCTCACCAAAGCTGAACTGAAGAGGCTATGCATATCAGGACATGATGCCTATGCACAATGTATAAAACCCGTTCACAGTCTAAGTGACGGAGATACAGTATTTGCCGTCTCTACAGCCAAAATCGAGGACAACCTGGACAAACTTATGGTTATGGCATCGAAAGCTGTCAGAGAGGCTATAAAAAATTCAATTAGATGA
- a CDS encoding type III pantothenate kinase, which yields MLLVIDIGNTNIVFGVYDGDELTHYWRISSDTDRASDEYGLILIQLLNVNDLEYGDIDDVIIASVVPKLTHTIPTMCERYLNITPIIVGTGTKTGINIRYDNPKEVGADRIVNSVAGYEHYGGPLIIVDIGTAISFDVINEKGDYLGGAIAPGIGIASDALFMRTSKLPKVELTDPSRVIGRTTIQSMQSGIIFGYIGLIDGMIERILEEMGTTVENTKVLGTGGFSRLIIQQSKYINELDIMLTLKGLKLIYEKNRK from the coding sequence ATGTTATTAGTAATAGATATCGGAAACACAAATATAGTTTTTGGGGTTTATGACGGAGATGAGTTGACGCACTACTGGAGAATATCATCCGATACCGACAGAGCATCAGATGAATACGGTTTGATATTGATACAACTTTTAAATGTCAATGACCTTGAATATGGTGATATTGACGATGTCATAATTGCCTCAGTAGTACCGAAACTTACTCATACCATTCCAACCATGTGTGAGAGATATCTGAATATTACTCCAATTATAGTTGGAACCGGAACAAAAACGGGAATCAATATAAGATACGATAATCCTAAAGAAGTCGGAGCAGATAGGATTGTAAACTCTGTAGCAGGCTATGAGCACTATGGTGGACCATTGATAATAGTAGACATCGGTACTGCCATAAGCTTTGATGTAATTAATGAAAAAGGCGATTATCTAGGTGGAGCAATAGCACCCGGCATTGGAATAGCAAGTGATGCGCTATTTATGCGAACATCAAAACTTCCAAAAGTAGAACTGACCGATCCTAGTAGAGTAATAGGCAGAACTACAATACAGAGTATGCAGTCCGGAATTATCTTCGGATATATAGGACTTATAGACGGAATGATAGAGAGAATACTTGAAGAAATGGGAACCACTGTAGAAAACACCAAAGTATTGGGAACAGGAGGTTTCAGTAGACTTATAATCCAACAGAGTAAATACATAAACGAATTGGATATAATGCTTACATTAAAAGGGCTTAAACTGATATATGAAAAAAATAGAAAGTAG
- the greA gene encoding transcription elongation factor GreA yields MVQKEVILTKEGLQKLEEELNLLRTTRRKEIAEKIKIARGFGDLSENAEYDEAKTEQAQNEDRIMKLENMLRNAQTIDESAISKDKVSIGSKIKILDIEFDEELEYTIVGSAEADPIKGLISNVSPVGSALIGKKAGETVSVNAPGGIVEYKILELIV; encoded by the coding sequence ATGGTACAGAAAGAAGTAATTTTGACAAAAGAAGGACTTCAAAAATTAGAAGAAGAATTAAACCTTCTTAGAACTACGAGAAGAAAAGAAATAGCTGAAAAAATAAAAATAGCTAGAGGATTCGGAGATTTATCTGAAAATGCTGAATACGACGAAGCCAAAACCGAGCAAGCACAAAATGAAGATAGAATCATGAAACTTGAAAATATGCTAAGAAATGCTCAAACCATAGATGAATCAGCAATATCAAAAGATAAAGTCAGTATTGGATCAAAAATCAAGATACTGGATATCGAATTTGACGAAGAGCTGGAGTATACCATTGTCGGTTCAGCAGAAGCGGATCCGATAAAAGGACTTATTTCAAATGTTTCACCCGTTGGAAGCGCGCTAATAGGAAAAAAAGCAGGAGAAACTGTATCTGTTAATGCACCCGGCGGCATAGTTGAGTACAAAATACTTGAACTTATAGTATAA
- a CDS encoding ECF transporter S component, whose product MKNKISTRELSIMGLLIGIMIVLTSTPLGFIPVGPIFATTIHIPVLIAAILLGRKGGTIMGLVFGLLSLIRAYTNPTATSFIFMDPLVSLFPRIAMGYLTGLFYDKVKDKNPGKIKTAAFVIAGILMIYTAYNLFKRLSEGFSASVISYIIFIILTIGIMLILNNSKDKNKFSFYITAAFGTAFNTFSVLSMVYFLHAKGFMEAIGKTPDIALNTILSIAVINGLPEILVAGILVAAVVGVIKKK is encoded by the coding sequence ATGAAAAATAAAATTAGCACAAGAGAACTATCCATAATGGGACTACTTATAGGAATAATGATAGTCCTTACATCGACACCACTGGGATTCATTCCGGTAGGACCGATTTTTGCAACAACAATCCACATACCCGTATTAATAGCTGCAATACTATTAGGAAGAAAAGGCGGAACGATAATGGGGTTGGTATTTGGTCTATTATCACTGATAAGGGCATATACGAATCCAACCGCAACGAGTTTCATATTCATGGATCCATTAGTATCCCTTTTCCCTAGAATTGCAATGGGCTATTTAACGGGCTTATTTTATGATAAGGTAAAAGACAAAAATCCTGGCAAAATCAAGACGGCTGCATTTGTAATAGCAGGCATACTGATGATTTATACAGCTTATAATCTGTTCAAGAGGCTTTCTGAAGGTTTTTCAGCCTCTGTTATAAGCTATATCATATTCATAATCTTGACCATAGGAATTATGCTCATACTGAATAATTCCAAGGATAAAAACAAATTCAGCTTCTACATCACAGCTGCTTTCGGTACTGCCTTTAATACATTTTCAGTACTGTCAATGGTCTATTTTTTACATGCCAAAGGATTTATGGAAGCAATCGGAAAAACTCCAGATATTGCACTCAACACCATACTTTCAATAGCAGTAATAAACGGACTGCCTGAAATACTTGTAGCCGGAATTTTAGTAGCAGCAGTCGTCGGTGTAATTAAGAAAAAATAA
- the ftsH gene encoding ATP-dependent zinc metalloprotease FtsH, with amino-acid sequence MNKRFRGTPIYIVLLLLLALLLSRLGRNVPQVEDISMTKFVEYLETNQVSKVSKQGNHYVGELKDKTEFKLFSSDSDFYNNYLKEKVDSKAIEMKEEEPPQRAWWVELLPTLFVVVIVIGAWYLFMSQTQGGNNRVMSFGKSKAKLHREDGEMINFSDVAGLVEEKEELGEIVDFLKDPRKFTELGARIPKGVLLVGPPGTGKTYLSKAVAGEAKVPFYSISGSDFVEMFVGVGASRVRDLFNEAKKNAPCIIFIDEIDAVGRRRGAGLGGGHDEREQTLNQLLVEMDGFSTNEGIIVMAATNRPDILDPAILRPGRFDRQVYVGLPDVKGREAILLVHTRNKRLEPDVDLKAIAKTTSGFTPADLENLCNEAALLTARHNLKAITREIFEEAAIKVVAGPEKKSKVVVEKERVLTAYHEAGHAIVSRLLPDTDPVHMITIIPRGMAGGFTAYIPEEDTNYHTKKGMEHRLVSLLGGRAAEDLVLDDISTGASNDIERATKIARAMVTIYGMSEKLGPMKYGTDEEDVFLGRDFGRSRNYSEEVAAEIDTEMRKLIGEAYDLALNLLKDNIRALHALAKELLDKETLNSDEFEAIFQKNTEPNGEVIVHEELQKVKDMDKKIEENLSQGEPTEEAEEPPEMDFEPEED; translated from the coding sequence TTGAACAAAAGATTCAGAGGCACACCTATATATATTGTCCTTCTGTTATTACTGGCACTCCTTTTATCCAGACTGGGAAGAAATGTTCCTCAAGTTGAAGATATAAGTATGACAAAATTTGTCGAATACCTTGAAACAAACCAGGTATCAAAAGTCAGTAAGCAGGGTAACCATTATGTCGGTGAGTTAAAAGATAAAACAGAATTTAAACTATTCAGTTCCGATAGTGACTTTTACAATAATTATTTAAAAGAAAAAGTCGATAGTAAGGCGATAGAAATGAAGGAAGAAGAACCGCCGCAAAGGGCTTGGTGGGTAGAACTCTTGCCCACATTATTCGTCGTCGTCATTGTGATAGGAGCATGGTACTTGTTCATGTCCCAGACTCAGGGCGGCAATAACCGGGTCATGAGCTTTGGAAAGAGTAAAGCCAAGCTGCATCGGGAAGACGGTGAAATGATAAACTTCAGCGATGTCGCCGGCTTGGTCGAAGAAAAGGAAGAACTGGGTGAAATTGTAGACTTCTTAAAAGACCCAAGAAAGTTTACCGAACTTGGAGCCAGAATTCCAAAAGGAGTACTCCTTGTAGGTCCTCCGGGAACCGGTAAAACCTATCTTTCAAAGGCAGTAGCGGGAGAAGCAAAAGTTCCATTTTATAGTATAAGTGGTTCCGATTTCGTTGAGATGTTCGTCGGAGTCGGTGCATCAAGAGTTAGAGACCTATTCAATGAAGCAAAGAAAAATGCTCCATGTATTATATTTATAGACGAGATTGACGCCGTAGGTAGAAGAAGGGGAGCAGGTCTTGGCGGAGGTCATGACGAAAGAGAACAGACCTTGAACCAACTGTTAGTCGAAATGGATGGCTTTAGTACAAATGAAGGAATAATAGTCATGGCTGCAACAAACAGACCTGACATTCTGGACCCTGCAATCCTTAGACCGGGTAGATTTGACAGACAGGTCTATGTCGGACTTCCGGATGTAAAGGGTAGAGAAGCAATCCTACTTGTACACACCAGAAACAAGAGGCTTGAGCCTGATGTAGACTTAAAAGCAATCGCTAAGACAACTTCAGGATTTACTCCGGCAGATCTTGAAAACCTATGTAATGAAGCTGCATTGCTGACCGCAAGACATAATCTTAAAGCAATAACAAGAGAAATCTTCGAAGAAGCTGCAATAAAAGTTGTAGCCGGACCTGAGAAGAAGAGTAAAGTAGTAGTAGAAAAGGAAAGAGTTCTAACCGCATATCATGAAGCAGGACATGCAATTGTATCCAGACTATTACCGGATACAGATCCCGTTCACATGATAACCATCATTCCAAGGGGAATGGCGGGAGGATTTACAGCATATATTCCTGAAGAAGATACCAATTATCATACCAAGAAAGGTATGGAGCACAGGCTGGTATCTCTATTGGGTGGTAGAGCTGCTGAAGACCTTGTACTCGACGATATATCCACCGGAGCATCAAATGATATAGAGAGAGCAACAAAGATTGCCAGAGCCATGGTAACTATTTACGGTATGAGTGAAAAACTCGGACCTATGAAATACGGTACTGACGAAGAGGATGTATTCCTCGGCAGAGACTTTGGAAGGTCTAGAAACTATTCAGAAGAAGTTGCAGCTGAAATTGATACCGAGATGAGAAAACTAATCGGAGAAGCCTATGATTTAGCTTTAAATCTTCTTAAAGACAATATCAGAGCGCTACATGCACTTGCAAAAGAACTTCTCGATAAAGAAACTCTTAACTCAGATGAATTTGAAGCAATATTCCAAAAAAATACCGAGCCAAATGGTGAGGTAATCGTTCATGAAGAACTTCAAAAAGTTAAAGACATGGACAAAAAGATAGAAGAAAATCTATCTCAAGGTGAACCGACTGAAGAAGCGGAAGAACCACCTGAGATGGACTTTGAACCTGAAGAAGATTAA